One genomic segment of Halomarina pelagica includes these proteins:
- a CDS encoding tartrate dehydrogenase, with translation MTHRIAVIPGDGIGPEVVDASLSIVADAADEYGFSIETTRFDWGSERYVETGAMMPEDALDRLESFDAILLGAVGHPEVPDHVTLHGLLLPIRKGFDQGVCVRPSVLFPGIESPLRGYGAGDIDFVVYRENTEGEYADVGGREHRGFPHDVAVQSAVFTREATETVVRAAFEAASEREGTLTSVTKSNAQAHSMVFWDEVVDDVATEYPAVAVERLLVDAACMDLVRRPEEFDVLVASNLFGDILTDIGAQITGSMGLAPSANVDPDGDYPSMFEPVHGSAPDIVGRGIANPIAAVLSCSMLLDDLGEGDAADALWDAVSAQLDDPGAPRTPDLGGDAGTEDVTADLRSRL, from the coding sequence ATGACACATCGTATCGCTGTCATCCCCGGGGACGGAATCGGGCCCGAAGTCGTCGACGCGTCGCTCTCGATCGTCGCCGACGCCGCCGACGAGTACGGGTTCTCGATCGAGACCACTCGGTTCGACTGGGGGAGCGAGCGCTACGTCGAGACGGGCGCGATGATGCCCGAGGACGCACTCGACAGGCTCGAATCGTTCGACGCGATCCTGCTCGGCGCGGTCGGCCACCCCGAGGTCCCGGACCACGTCACGCTCCACGGCCTGCTCCTCCCGATCCGGAAGGGGTTCGACCAGGGCGTCTGCGTCCGGCCGTCCGTGCTCTTTCCGGGCATCGAGTCGCCGCTCCGGGGGTACGGGGCGGGCGACATCGACTTCGTCGTCTACCGCGAGAACACCGAGGGCGAGTACGCGGACGTCGGCGGACGGGAGCACAGAGGCTTCCCCCACGACGTCGCCGTCCAGAGCGCGGTCTTCACCCGCGAGGCGACCGAGACCGTCGTCCGCGCGGCCTTCGAGGCCGCGAGCGAGCGCGAGGGGACGCTGACCAGCGTCACGAAGTCGAACGCGCAGGCCCACAGCATGGTGTTCTGGGACGAGGTCGTCGACGACGTGGCGACCGAGTACCCCGCGGTCGCCGTCGAGCGGCTCCTCGTCGACGCCGCGTGCATGGACCTCGTCCGCCGACCCGAGGAGTTCGACGTGCTGGTCGCCTCGAACCTCTTCGGCGACATCCTCACCGACATCGGCGCGCAGATCACGGGCAGCATGGGGCTCGCCCCCTCCGCGAACGTCGATCCCGACGGCGACTACCCCTCGATGTTCGAACCCGTTCACGGAAGCGCGCCCGACATCGTCGGGCGGGGAATCGCCAACCCGATCGCGGCCGTGCTCTCCTGCTCGATGCTGCTCGACGACCTCGGGGAGGGGGACGCGGCCGACGCGCTGTGGGACGCGGTGTCGGCGCAACTCGACGACCCCGGCGCGCCGCGGACGCCCGACCTCGGCGGCGACGCCGGAACGGAGGACGTCACTGCGGACCTCCGCTCCCGGTTGTAG
- a CDS encoding mandelate racemase/muconate lactonizing enzyme family protein, with product MYVEQVEAIPLRRDLDERFANAQKWIDSREYCLVRITADDGSVGWGECWGPVAGNREIVERTVGPWLTGRDPRDVEAIHDELIVRLRSSYHSYVPASVVSGVDIALWDLYGKALGEPISRLLGGRERERVRAYATGHFWGDVDSFDDLRDAVVAEATGHVEAGFDALKNKIGLARHFPWGPEEDVALVRAIREAVGDDVRLMTDANHAYDVADARRVGRALADLDVHFFEEPIPPAGIERYARLNDQLAVPLAGGECWAFRDEFDRVLDAGAVDYVQPDVTSAGGVTSTRRVATMAEAADVQCLPHVFGSAVALAASLQVLATIRGDPMLEFDRTPNPIREGLAVDPITNDGNSVPIPDAPGLGIEVDEETLAAFRLD from the coding sequence ATGTACGTCGAGCAGGTCGAGGCGATCCCGCTCCGCCGGGACCTCGACGAGCGGTTCGCGAACGCGCAGAAGTGGATCGACAGCCGCGAGTACTGCCTCGTCCGGATCACCGCGGACGACGGGTCGGTCGGCTGGGGCGAGTGCTGGGGGCCGGTAGCCGGCAACCGCGAGATCGTAGAGCGCACCGTCGGGCCGTGGCTGACCGGTCGCGATCCGCGCGACGTGGAGGCGATCCACGACGAACTGATCGTCCGGCTCCGCTCCTCGTACCACTCGTACGTCCCGGCGAGCGTGGTGAGCGGCGTCGACATCGCGCTCTGGGACCTCTACGGGAAGGCGCTCGGCGAGCCGATCTCGCGGCTGCTCGGCGGGCGCGAGCGCGAGCGCGTCCGGGCGTACGCGACGGGGCACTTCTGGGGCGACGTGGACTCGTTCGACGACCTCCGCGACGCCGTCGTGGCCGAGGCGACGGGGCACGTCGAGGCCGGCTTCGACGCGCTGAAGAACAAGATCGGGCTGGCGCGCCACTTCCCGTGGGGGCCCGAGGAGGACGTCGCGCTCGTCCGCGCCATCCGCGAGGCCGTCGGCGACGACGTTCGCCTGATGACGGACGCGAACCACGCCTACGACGTCGCAGACGCCCGTCGAGTTGGCCGCGCGCTCGCGGATCTCGACGTCCACTTCTTCGAGGAGCCGATCCCGCCGGCGGGGATCGAGCGCTACGCGCGCCTCAACGATCAGCTCGCGGTCCCGCTCGCCGGCGGGGAGTGCTGGGCGTTCCGGGACGAGTTCGACCGCGTGCTCGACGCCGGCGCGGTCGACTACGTCCAGCCCGACGTGACCAGCGCGGGCGGCGTCACCTCGACGCGCCGCGTCGCCACGATGGCCGAGGCCGCGGACGTCCAGTGTCTCCCGCACGTCTTCGGCAGCGCCGTCGCGCTCGCCGCCAGCCTCCAGGTGCTCGCGACGATCCGCGGCGACCCGATGCTGGAGTTCGACCGGACGCCGAACCCCATCCGCGAGGGGCTCGCCGTCGATCCGATCACCAACGACGGCAACTCGGTGCCGATCCCGGACGCGCCCGGCCTGGGCATCGAGGTCGACGAGGAGACCCTCGCTGCGTTCCGCCTCGACTGA
- a CDS encoding ABC transporter ATP-binding protein, which produces MVEVRLDTLRKTFNDGQVVAVDDVDLHIDEGELIVLVGPSGCGKSTTLRCLAGLETPDSGQILFGDFDVTDLPPKDREISMVFQNYALYPSMTVYENMAFGLKMRNEGKETVDEQVRWAADIMEIGDLLERYPNQLSGGQQQRVALGRAIVRDPAVFLMDEPLSNLDAKLRAVMRTEIQELQQRLGVATVFVTHDQEEAMSMGDRIAVMNAGRIEQIDPPEEIYHNPNSLFVADFVGSPAINFFEMTLEGSRVAGEGFEYELPAEIADELRAGLPGDEVILGVRPEDLTIVEPGAGLVDLRIEVIEPMGDTKIVYVDIDDKRFNVVVESTREIEEGDTIGLDVAWPNVHFFSPEGPKVLTWRQVASGGDAGRGDAVADGSGRPREEES; this is translated from the coding sequence ATGGTTGAGGTACGACTCGATACGCTACGGAAGACGTTCAACGACGGACAGGTCGTCGCGGTAGACGACGTCGATCTCCACATCGACGAGGGCGAACTCATCGTCCTGGTCGGCCCCAGCGGGTGCGGCAAGAGCACGACGCTCCGCTGTCTCGCGGGGCTCGAGACGCCGGACTCCGGACAGATCCTGTTCGGCGACTTCGACGTAACCGACCTGCCCCCGAAGGACCGGGAGATCTCGATGGTCTTCCAGAACTACGCGCTCTACCCGTCGATGACCGTGTACGAGAACATGGCGTTCGGGCTGAAGATGCGCAACGAGGGGAAGGAGACGGTCGACGAGCAGGTCCGCTGGGCCGCCGACATCATGGAGATCGGCGACCTGCTCGAGCGCTACCCGAACCAGCTCTCGGGCGGCCAGCAACAGCGCGTCGCGCTCGGCCGCGCGATCGTTCGCGATCCGGCCGTCTTCCTGATGGACGAGCCGCTCTCCAACCTCGACGCGAAACTCCGCGCGGTGATGCGCACGGAGATCCAGGAACTCCAGCAGCGCCTGGGCGTGGCGACGGTGTTCGTCACCCACGACCAGGAGGAGGCGATGAGCATGGGCGACCGCATCGCGGTGATGAACGCGGGCCGCATCGAGCAGATCGACCCGCCCGAGGAGATCTACCACAACCCGAACAGCCTCTTCGTGGCCGACTTCGTCGGCAGCCCGGCGATCAACTTCTTCGAGATGACGCTCGAGGGGAGCCGGGTCGCCGGCGAGGGGTTCGAGTACGAGCTACCCGCGGAGATCGCGGACGAACTCCGGGCCGGACTCCCGGGCGACGAGGTGATCCTCGGCGTCCGACCCGAGGACCTGACCATCGTCGAACCGGGCGCGGGGCTGGTCGACCTCCGGATCGAGGTCATCGAACCGATGGGCGACACCAAGATCGTCTACGTCGACATCGACGACAAGCGGTTCAACGTGGTCGTCGAGTCGACCCGGGAGATCGAGGAGGGCGACACGATCGGCCTCGACGTCGCGTGGCCGAACGTCCACTTCTTCAGCCCCGAGGGTCCGAAGGTCCTCACCTGGCGGCAGGTCGCGTCCGGTGGCGACGCGGGACGCGGCGACGCCGTGGCCGACGGCTCGGGCCGACCGCGCGAGGAGGAGTCGTAA
- a CDS encoding CaiB/BaiF CoA transferase family protein has product MTEHSHEPLAGVRVVDCTQMLSGPFASQLLADLGADVIKVERPGTGDITRAIEPTVGDSDVTGYFAALNRGKRSVELDLGSDEGAAALAALAASADVLVENFRPGTMEEWGLGSETLRAANPELVYCSISGFLPGPYRDRPAFDMVVQALGGSMSVTGDADGPPARPGIPIGDICAGMYAVVAVVTALYARDERGGQHVEVPMFEGLVSWLTERAGRTFATGEPYPRMGTAHPSLAPYRVFPAAEGSIALAVGSEGTWRACCAAVDRPDLAADPRFETNADRVEHREELAAELAPALAERTAEEWFETFGEHGVPAAPVKDTVEVFEDPHLRSSGTLSDLEIGGVDLPFVEFPVTFSASETGGARAPPALGEHTREVLAEVLPDGSGEPSDAEGNR; this is encoded by the coding sequence ATGACCGAACACTCGCACGAACCCCTCGCCGGAGTCCGCGTCGTGGACTGTACGCAGATGCTCTCGGGTCCCTTCGCGTCCCAGTTGCTCGCCGACCTCGGCGCGGACGTGATCAAGGTCGAACGCCCGGGGACGGGCGACATCACCCGCGCCATCGAGCCGACGGTCGGCGACTCCGACGTGACGGGCTACTTCGCCGCGCTCAACCGGGGGAAGCGCTCGGTCGAACTCGATCTGGGGAGCGACGAGGGAGCGGCGGCGCTCGCCGCGCTCGCGGCGTCGGCCGACGTGCTCGTGGAGAACTTCCGGCCCGGGACGATGGAGGAGTGGGGACTCGGCTCCGAGACGCTCCGCGCGGCGAACCCCGAACTCGTCTACTGCTCGATCTCCGGCTTCCTGCCGGGGCCCTACCGCGACCGCCCGGCGTTCGACATGGTCGTCCAGGCGCTCGGCGGGAGCATGAGCGTCACCGGCGACGCGGACGGCCCGCCCGCGCGCCCCGGCATCCCGATCGGCGACATCTGCGCCGGGATGTACGCCGTCGTCGCCGTCGTCACGGCGCTCTACGCCCGCGACGAGCGGGGCGGCCAGCACGTCGAGGTCCCCATGTTCGAGGGGCTCGTCTCGTGGCTGACCGAGCGCGCGGGCCGCACCTTCGCGACCGGCGAACCCTACCCCCGGATGGGGACGGCCCACCCCTCGCTCGCCCCCTACCGCGTCTTCCCCGCCGCCGAGGGATCGATCGCCCTCGCCGTCGGCAGCGAGGGGACGTGGCGCGCCTGCTGTGCGGCCGTCGACCGCCCCGACCTCGCGGCCGATCCACGCTTCGAGACGAACGCCGACCGCGTCGAGCACCGCGAGGAACTCGCCGCGGAACTCGCGCCCGCCTTGGCGGAGCGGACCGCAGAGGAGTGGTTCGAGACCTTCGGCGAGCACGGCGTCCCCGCCGCGCCCGTCAAGGACACGGTCGAGGTGTTCGAGGACCCCCACCTGCGGTCGAGCGGCACGCTCTCCGACCTCGAGATCGGCGGCGTCGACCTCCCGTTCGTCGAATTCCCCGTCACGTTCTCCGCGAGCGAGACGGGCGGGGCGCGCGCCCCGCCCGCGCTCGGCGAGCACACCCGCGAGGTGCTCGCCGAGGTCCTCCCCGACGGCTCGGGGGAACCGTCCGACGCAGAGGGCAACCGTTAA
- a CDS encoding MFS transporter has protein sequence MVRRTLAGTREHIRGTSEALRGDGRGWVLVAVATGWLLVLGTRVILPTLLPQVKGTFDLDNATAGVLMTVLWASYAVTQFPAGMLADRIGEKPTLVASVVVTAGGALALSLAPTFVVFVLGAILFGLGSGLYAPPRVTVLSRIYPDRDGTALGVTFAVGNLGASLLPLVAGGLAVLLGWRFGFGFVVAPLAVVGVALWALVPAQDGDRTRVAAAAPRRIAGRLASELVDPHVVLAWTAMTLVLFTYQGITAFLPTYLIAAKGMSQGTASALYSLFFASGAISQSVAGGAADSHGARRVLAVISGFGVLTLVALPFVHGLLPLAALVVLLGTRLGIGPVGNGYVAAILSDDVQGSGFGLFRTFYLAAGALGSSFVGVLAGRGLFDEAFLALAGITALSSALYLRLPRRG, from the coding sequence GTGGTTCGGCGCACGCTCGCGGGGACGCGGGAGCACATCCGCGGGACGAGCGAGGCGCTCCGCGGGGACGGCCGTGGGTGGGTGCTCGTCGCGGTCGCGACCGGGTGGCTCCTCGTGCTCGGCACGCGGGTCATCCTGCCCACGCTGCTCCCGCAGGTGAAGGGGACGTTCGACCTGGACAACGCGACCGCGGGCGTCCTCATGACGGTTCTCTGGGCGTCCTACGCCGTCACGCAGTTTCCGGCGGGGATGCTCGCCGACCGGATCGGGGAGAAGCCGACGCTCGTCGCGAGCGTGGTCGTGACGGCGGGGGGCGCGCTGGCGCTTTCGCTCGCGCCGACGTTCGTCGTGTTCGTCCTCGGCGCGATACTGTTCGGCCTCGGCTCCGGCCTCTACGCGCCCCCGCGGGTGACGGTGCTCTCGCGGATCTACCCCGACCGCGACGGGACGGCCCTCGGCGTCACGTTCGCGGTGGGGAACCTCGGCGCGTCCCTGCTCCCGCTCGTCGCCGGCGGCCTCGCCGTCCTGCTCGGCTGGCGCTTCGGGTTCGGGTTCGTCGTCGCGCCGCTCGCCGTCGTCGGGGTCGCCCTCTGGGCGCTCGTCCCGGCGCAGGACGGCGATCGGACGCGGGTCGCGGCGGCGGCACCGCGCCGGATCGCCGGCCGCCTGGCCAGCGAGCTGGTCGACCCGCACGTCGTGCTCGCGTGGACCGCCATGACGCTCGTCCTCTTCACCTACCAGGGGATCACGGCGTTCCTCCCCACCTACCTCATCGCGGCGAAGGGGATGAGCCAGGGGACCGCCTCGGCGCTCTACAGCCTCTTCTTCGCGAGCGGCGCGATCTCGCAGTCGGTCGCCGGCGGCGCGGCGGACAGCCACGGCGCGCGGCGCGTGCTGGCCGTCATCTCCGGCTTCGGCGTCCTCACGCTCGTGGCGCTCCCGTTCGTCCACGGCCTCCTCCCGCTCGCGGCGCTCGTCGTCCTCCTCGGCACCCGCCTGGGCATCGGACCCGTGGGCAACGGCTACGTCGCCGCCATCCTCTCGGACGACGTGCAGGGGAGCGGCTTCGGCCTCTTTCGGACGTTCTACCTCGCGGCCGGCGCGCTCGGCTCGTCGTTCGTCGGCGTCCTCGCCGGGCGGGGGCTGTTCGACGAGGCGTTCCTCGCCCTCGCCGGGATCACCGCCCTCTCGTCCGCCCTCTACCTCCGGCTCCCGCGGCGGGGCTGA
- a CDS encoding MFS transporter: MRERTRVLAVASTALLLTVLVWFNYSALLPIIVAEWGLTGVEAGVVFAAFQAGYVLAVLPVGWLADRRSRRRVIAAGATGTGLFSLGFAFFAVDVTTGALLRFLAGLCMAGVYVPGMRFLSDWYPERVRGRALGIYAGAFSLSTGLSFLLASPIAAALDWRIAIGATSVGGLLAGPLVLLGTRDHPDASVATAGLDLSILSNRPYRSAVGIYAGHTWELFGARNWLLAFLLATPALASTGRPTVVAGLLVGVTLSIGGLSNLAAGWASDHLGRRRTILLTLGTSATISAALGTLAWNSFPVLAGVVLLYGLVLTADSSPTSTAVTEVVSDGRIGVALALQTLVGFGTTVVSPVVFGVALDLAGFDAAFLTLAAGAGFGLLSLAAFSRRQRTHAKQSGATGRRT, translated from the coding sequence GTGCGCGAACGAACGAGGGTGCTCGCGGTGGCGAGTACGGCCCTCCTGCTCACGGTGCTGGTCTGGTTCAACTACTCGGCGCTGCTCCCGATCATCGTGGCCGAGTGGGGGCTCACGGGCGTCGAGGCGGGGGTCGTCTTCGCCGCCTTCCAGGCGGGTTACGTGCTGGCGGTCCTGCCGGTCGGCTGGCTCGCCGATCGGCGCTCCCGGCGGCGCGTGATCGCGGCCGGCGCGACGGGGACGGGGCTGTTCAGCCTCGGCTTCGCGTTCTTCGCCGTCGACGTCACCACCGGCGCGCTCCTCCGGTTCCTCGCGGGGCTGTGCATGGCCGGCGTCTACGTGCCGGGGATGCGTTTCCTCTCCGACTGGTACCCCGAGCGGGTACGGGGTCGCGCGCTCGGCATCTACGCCGGGGCGTTCTCGCTGAGCACGGGCCTCTCCTTCCTCCTCGCCTCGCCCATCGCCGCCGCGCTGGACTGGCGGATCGCCATCGGCGCGACGAGCGTCGGCGGTCTCCTCGCCGGGCCGCTGGTGCTCCTCGGGACGCGCGATCACCCGGACGCGAGCGTCGCGACCGCGGGGCTCGACCTCTCGATCCTGTCGAATCGGCCCTACCGCTCGGCGGTGGGGATCTACGCGGGGCACACGTGGGAACTGTTCGGCGCGCGGAACTGGCTCCTCGCGTTCCTGCTCGCCACGCCGGCGCTCGCGAGCACGGGTCGCCCCACCGTCGTCGCGGGCCTGCTCGTGGGCGTCACCCTCTCCATCGGGGGGCTCAGCAACCTCGCCGCCGGCTGGGCCAGCGACCACCTCGGCCGCCGGCGGACGATCCTGCTCACGCTGGGGACCAGCGCGACGATCTCCGCCGCCCTCGGGACGCTCGCGTGGAACTCGTTTCCGGTGCTCGCGGGCGTCGTCCTGCTCTACGGCCTCGTGCTGACGGCCGACAGCTCGCCGACCTCCACGGCGGTCACGGAGGTCGTCTCGGACGGGCGGATCGGCGTCGCGCTCGCGTTGCAGACGCTCGTCGGGTTCGGGACGACCGTCGTCTCGCCGGTGGTCTTCGGCGTCGCGCTCGACCTCGCGGGCTTCGACGCGGCGTTCCTGACGCTCGCCGCGGGCGCGGGCTTCGGGCTCCTGTCGCTGGCCGCCTTCTCGCGCCGGCAGCGGACGCACGCGAAGCAGTCGGGGGCGACGGGCCGTCGAACCTGA
- a CDS encoding enoyl-CoA hydratase/isomerase family protein codes for MVDYSAYESITVDVREGVATIEFHRPEVYNALSTEVMLDLSRAFDELQLDRSVDAVVVTGEGEDAFSAGADIAQYAGPSEEHDPRQRDRQNLFYDIYRKPYDLHAPVIAKINGYCVGGGLILAMYCDLRIAVEGAKFGVPTANIGQIPTGGSTYRAVELVGEAKAKELVFTAGMVDAAEAHRIGLVNRVVPRERLDAAVDDVIGAIQDTGRLAVKNSKRAINESVGSPDLETARAVEEEIWWEQFATGERERLVDEFNEG; via the coding sequence ATGGTCGATTACAGCGCGTACGAGAGCATCACGGTCGACGTGAGAGAGGGGGTGGCGACGATCGAGTTCCACCGCCCGGAGGTGTACAACGCCCTGAGCACCGAGGTCATGCTCGACCTCTCCCGGGCGTTCGACGAACTCCAGCTCGACCGGTCGGTCGACGCCGTCGTCGTCACCGGCGAGGGCGAGGACGCCTTCTCCGCGGGGGCGGACATCGCTCAGTACGCCGGCCCCAGCGAGGAACACGACCCGAGACAGCGGGACCGCCAGAACCTCTTCTACGACATCTACCGGAAGCCGTACGACCTCCACGCGCCCGTGATCGCGAAGATCAACGGCTACTGCGTCGGGGGCGGCCTCATCCTGGCGATGTACTGCGACCTCCGGATCGCCGTCGAGGGCGCGAAGTTCGGCGTCCCGACGGCCAACATCGGCCAGATCCCCACGGGCGGGTCGACCTACCGGGCCGTGGAACTCGTCGGCGAGGCGAAGGCCAAGGAGTTGGTGTTCACCGCCGGCATGGTGGACGCAGCGGAGGCCCACCGGATCGGTCTCGTCAACCGGGTCGTCCCGCGCGAGCGGCTGGACGCCGCGGTCGACGACGTGATCGGCGCGATCCAGGATACCGGTCGGCTGGCGGTGAAGAACTCGAAGCGGGCGATCAACGAGAGCGTTGGCTCGCCCGACCTGGAGACGGCGCGCGCCGTCGAGGAGGAGATCTGGTGGGAGCAGTTCGCCACCGGGGAGCGCGAACGGCTGGTCGACGAGTTCAACGAGGGATAG
- a CDS encoding MmgE/PrpD family protein, protein MGTGSTTDEIARYCVEASTADLPEEVRERLKQHLLDFVGVVLGGREHAGSSPAVERAVRTLSGADAAAEATVLPTGERRSAEHAALLNGTFAHSLDFDDTHRGSSLHPGAPVIPAALAVAEREGATTEALLAAVAAGYDVTCTLGRAANPDAHYARGFHVTATCGTFGAAAAAGVVAGLDAEGFASAFGVAGSQAAGSLQFLANGAWNKRLHPGLAARRGVTAAALAAAGFRGAARPVEGDHGFLAGYTDDPDYAAFERLGVDHAVTETALKPYPCCRYMHAAIDALLELSGEVDPADVSSVAVDLPRSGVTLTGEPIAAKRRPENVVDCQFSMPFAAALALTRGEAGLPAFLDAGSRLDDPDLRRLMDATDVRTTDEVQSRFPDQWAARVVVEADETYERFVETARGEPERPLGWDGVAAKFDAVGRSVGLSEGRRAEIVEVVRTLESRELADLTGALRGAEPDR, encoded by the coding sequence ATGGGAACCGGTAGCACGACGGACGAGATCGCACGCTACTGCGTCGAGGCATCGACCGCCGACCTCCCCGAGGAGGTCCGCGAGCGACTCAAGCAACACCTGCTCGACTTCGTCGGCGTGGTCCTCGGCGGCCGCGAGCACGCCGGGTCGAGTCCGGCCGTCGAGCGGGCCGTCCGGACGCTCTCGGGGGCGGACGCCGCGGCCGAGGCGACGGTCCTCCCGACCGGCGAGCGCCGGTCCGCGGAGCACGCGGCGCTCCTCAACGGGACCTTCGCCCACAGCCTCGACTTCGACGACACCCACCGGGGGTCGTCGCTCCACCCCGGCGCGCCCGTGATCCCGGCGGCGCTGGCCGTCGCCGAGCGCGAGGGCGCGACGACCGAGGCGCTGCTCGCCGCCGTCGCCGCCGGCTACGACGTCACCTGCACGCTGGGGCGGGCGGCGAACCCGGACGCCCACTACGCCCGCGGGTTCCACGTCACGGCCACCTGCGGGACGTTCGGGGCGGCCGCGGCGGCGGGCGTCGTCGCCGGGCTCGACGCCGAGGGGTTCGCGTCGGCGTTCGGCGTCGCCGGGAGCCAGGCGGCCGGCTCGCTCCAGTTCCTCGCGAACGGCGCGTGGAACAAGCGCCTCCATCCGGGGCTGGCCGCCCGACGGGGCGTGACCGCGGCCGCGCTGGCGGCCGCCGGCTTCCGCGGCGCGGCGCGACCCGTCGAGGGCGACCACGGGTTCCTCGCAGGCTACACCGACGACCCGGACTACGCGGCGTTCGAGCGACTCGGCGTCGACCACGCCGTCACGGAGACGGCGCTCAAGCCCTACCCGTGCTGTCGCTACATGCACGCGGCGATCGACGCGCTGCTCGAGCTGTCGGGCGAGGTCGACCCGGCGGACGTGTCCTCGGTCGCCGTCGACCTCCCGCGCTCGGGCGTGACGCTCACGGGCGAGCCGATCGCGGCGAAGCGCCGACCGGAGAACGTCGTGGACTGCCAGTTCAGCATGCCCTTCGCCGCCGCGCTCGCGCTGACCCGCGGCGAGGCCGGTCTGCCGGCCTTCCTCGACGCCGGGTCCCGCCTCGACGACCCCGACCTCCGGCGGCTGATGGACGCGACCGACGTTCGAACGACCGACGAGGTGCAGTCCCGGTTCCCCGACCAGTGGGCGGCGCGGGTCGTCGTCGAGGCGGACGAGACGTACGAGCGGTTCGTCGAGACGGCGCGCGGCGAACCCGAGCGGCCCCTCGGCTGGGACGGCGTGGCGGCGAAGTTCGACGCCGTCGGCCGCTCCGTCGGGCTCTCCGAGGGGCGGCGGGCGGAGATCGTCGAGGTCGTCCGCACCCTCGAATCGCGCGAGCTGGCCGACCTGACGGGCGCGCTCCGCGGGGCGGAGCCGGACCGGTGA
- a CDS encoding carbohydrate ABC transporter permease: MASVSERFERRERTLSDRILEEYGSAQGILFLLPTLLLLTVIVFYPMVFNGVLLSFKQFTLNPNDVDPWVGLANYEYWLFGGGQELFLFSIKMTLLYELVVVPFDLIVALGAALVMNESLPGRPLWRGLMLAGYAAPAVAAGLTFAIMEQAATYGIIYNILNMFFDIPASGGITSNTPWAFWGVVIAKVWRDFGFMYVVFLAGVQSIPKELYEISKVDGAGPIQRFRYITLPHLRTVIVTVVMIRTIFTIGKVEIPWAVTKGGPVNYTTFLGVAIFKKAFINWTMGQAAALGIMFAIAIVPLILLWVRSETEDY, translated from the coding sequence ATGGCGTCCGTCTCAGAGCGCTTCGAACGGCGGGAACGGACCCTCTCAGATCGCATCCTGGAGGAGTACGGCTCGGCCCAGGGGATCCTCTTTCTCCTGCCGACGCTGCTCCTGCTCACCGTCATCGTCTTCTACCCGATGGTGTTCAACGGGGTCCTGCTCTCGTTCAAGCAGTTCACGCTCAACCCGAACGACGTCGATCCCTGGGTCGGCCTCGCGAACTACGAGTACTGGCTCTTCGGCGGCGGGCAGGAGCTGTTCCTCTTCAGCATCAAGATGACGCTCCTGTACGAACTGGTCGTCGTCCCCTTCGACCTGATCGTCGCGCTCGGCGCGGCGCTCGTGATGAACGAGAGCCTGCCGGGACGGCCGCTGTGGCGCGGCCTCATGCTCGCGGGGTACGCGGCACCGGCCGTCGCCGCCGGTCTGACCTTCGCGATCATGGAACAGGCGGCGACCTACGGCATCATCTACAACATCCTGAACATGTTCTTCGACATCCCCGCGTCCGGCGGGATCACGTCCAACACGCCGTGGGCGTTCTGGGGCGTGGTCATCGCCAAGGTGTGGCGCGACTTCGGGTTCATGTACGTGGTGTTCCTCGCTGGGGTGCAGTCCATCCCCAAGGAACTCTACGAGATCTCGAAGGTGGACGGGGCCGGCCCGATCCAGCGCTTCCGGTACATCACGCTGCCGCACCTGCGCACGGTCATCGTCACCGTCGTGATGATCCGCACCATCTTCACGATCGGCAAGGTCGAGATCCCGTGGGCGGTCACGAAGGGCGGGCCGGTCAACTACACCACGTTCCTCGGCGTCGCCATCTTCAAGAAGGCGTTCATCAACTGGACGATGGGACAGGCCGCCGCGCTCGGCATCATGTTCGCGATCGCGATCGTCCCGCTGATCCTGCTGTGGGTCAGAAGCGAGACGGAGGACTACTGA